From a region of the Bradyrhizobium sp. KBS0727 genome:
- the recA gene encoding recombinase RecA, protein MSATALRIVEGSSMDKTKALSAALSQIERQFGKGSVMKLGKNDRSMDIETISSGSLGLDIALGVGGLPKGRVVEIYGPESSGKTTLALHTVAEAQKKGGICAFIDAEHALDPVYARKLGVNIDELLISQPDTGEQALEICDTLVRSGAVDVLVIDSVAALVPKAELEGEMGDALPGLQARLMSQALRKLTASINKSHTMVIFINQIRMKIGVMYGSPETTTGGNALKFYASVRLDIRRIGAIKERDEVVGNQTRVKVVKNKLAPPFKQVEFDIMYGEGVSKMGEILDLGVKAGIVEKSGAWFSYDSQRLGQGRENSKAFLKANPDMTAKIEMAIRQNSGLIAEQILAGSPERDADGEDPEAEE, encoded by the coding sequence ATGTCCGCTACTGCCCTGCGTATCGTCGAAGGATCCTCCATGGATAAGACCAAGGCCCTGTCCGCCGCGCTCTCCCAGATCGAGCGCCAGTTCGGCAAGGGCTCGGTGATGAAGCTGGGCAAGAACGACCGCTCGATGGACATCGAAACGATTTCGTCGGGATCGCTGGGGCTCGACATCGCGCTCGGCGTCGGCGGGCTGCCGAAGGGGCGCGTGGTCGAAATCTACGGGCCGGAATCCTCGGGCAAGACCACGCTGGCGCTGCACACGGTGGCGGAAGCCCAGAAGAAGGGCGGCATCTGCGCCTTCATCGACGCCGAACACGCGCTCGACCCGGTCTATGCGCGCAAGCTCGGCGTCAACATCGACGAACTCCTGATCTCGCAGCCCGACACCGGCGAGCAGGCGCTGGAAATCTGCGACACGCTGGTGCGTTCCGGCGCGGTCGACGTGCTGGTGATCGACTCGGTCGCCGCCCTGGTGCCGAAGGCCGAACTCGAGGGCGAGATGGGCGATGCGCTGCCCGGCCTGCAGGCGCGGCTGATGAGCCAGGCGCTACGCAAGCTCACCGCCTCGATCAACAAGTCCCACACCATGGTGATCTTCATCAACCAGATCCGCATGAAGATCGGTGTGATGTATGGTTCGCCGGAAACCACCACCGGCGGCAATGCGCTGAAATTTTACGCCTCCGTCCGCCTCGACATCCGCCGCATCGGCGCCATCAAGGAACGCGACGAAGTGGTCGGCAACCAGACCCGCGTCAAGGTGGTGAAGAACAAGCTGGCGCCGCCGTTCAAGCAGGTCGAATTCGATATCATGTATGGCGAGGGCGTCTCCAAGATGGGCGAAATTCTCGACCTCGGCGTCAAGGCCGGCATCGTCGAGAAATCCGGCGCCTGGTTCTCCTATGACAGCCAGCGGCTCGGGCAGGGCCGCGAAAACTCAAAAGCCTTCCTCAAGGCCAACCCTGATATGACCGCCAAGATCGAGATGGCGATCCGCCAGAACTCCGGCCTGATCGCCGAGCAGATTCTGGCCGGCTCGCCCGAGCGCGACGCCGACGGTGAGGATCCCGAGGCCGAAGAGTGA
- a CDS encoding lipocalin-like domain-containing protein — MVRLIALAVAACCYFQPGLALAQDVAKQISGSWKLTSWTIQVIDGEAAQPFGPNPKGRAVFTPDGFSAFMIARPDRKPATNDAESAALLKSLMVYTGKFTIDGDKLTTNVDLSWNEILTGTAQVRFFKLEGDKLSIRTAEQASAVYPGKKVVGTLTWERER; from the coding sequence ATGGTTCGCCTCATTGCCCTCGCTGTTGCTGCTTGTTGTTATTTCCAACCTGGATTGGCTCTGGCGCAGGATGTCGCGAAACAGATATCGGGTAGCTGGAAGCTAACCTCATGGACGATTCAAGTTATCGATGGAGAAGCCGCTCAGCCATTCGGCCCCAATCCGAAAGGCAGGGCAGTCTTCACACCTGACGGATTCTCGGCGTTCATGATCGCCAGACCAGATCGCAAGCCTGCAACGAACGATGCGGAATCGGCCGCGCTCCTCAAATCGCTAATGGTCTACACCGGCAAATTCACAATCGATGGAGACAAGCTTACGACCAACGTCGATCTATCGTGGAACGAGATTTTGACCGGCACGGCCCAAGTCCGGTTCTTCAAGCTGGAGGGAGATAAACTCTCCATTCGAACCGCCGAACAGGCCAGCGCGGTCTATCCCGGCAAGAAGGTGGTGGGCACCCTCACTTGGGAGCGTGAACGCTGA
- a CDS encoding PaaI family thioesterase produces MQQQAAEFGIGEARRVLGEVFAPWVLDLNLSIEGFDFTPPPGGATDWQPGAILRMPFSERLCRNGGVVCGQALMAFADTSMVLANLAANRGYRPMTTVDQTTHFMRAATGDVLADARVVRLGRTMSFGRVTLLSAADNKPVAMVSSAFAMLNA; encoded by the coding sequence ATGCAACAGCAAGCTGCGGAATTCGGCATCGGGGAAGCCAGGCGTGTGCTTGGCGAGGTATTTGCGCCGTGGGTGCTGGATCTCAATCTGTCGATCGAGGGGTTCGACTTCACCCCGCCGCCTGGCGGGGCAACCGACTGGCAGCCGGGCGCGATCCTGCGCATGCCGTTCTCGGAACGGCTGTGCCGCAACGGCGGCGTGGTCTGCGGCCAGGCGCTGATGGCGTTTGCCGACACTTCGATGGTGCTCGCCAACCTCGCCGCCAACCGCGGCTATCGTCCGATGACGACGGTCGACCAGACCACGCATTTCATGCGCGCGGCTACCGGCGACGTGCTGGCCGATGCGCGCGTGGTTCGCCTCGGACGTACCATGAGCTTCGGCCGCGTCACGCTTCTGAGTGCCGCCGACAACAAGCCGGTGGCGATGGTCTCGAGCGCGTTCGCGATGTTGAACGCCTAG
- a CDS encoding histidine phosphatase family protein: MLISLLVLLTLGAGGAFADDEKVWAALKQGGKVILLRHGHVDIREGMGRLSPGNCAEEVNLSARGVEQAKRIGEAFRAHGIAVGAVLSSPFCRCIDTGQIAFGRATPVQYLVPPGVVSDSQAKLNDELVLQEILKHHDSSNLVMITHDLNIANVVL; the protein is encoded by the coding sequence TTGCTCATCAGCTTGCTGGTTTTGCTGACGCTCGGGGCCGGAGGCGCATTTGCCGACGACGAGAAGGTCTGGGCTGCATTAAAGCAGGGCGGCAAGGTTATCCTGTTGCGCCATGGGCACGTCGACATCCGAGAAGGGATGGGACGCCTCTCGCCCGGGAACTGCGCGGAGGAAGTAAACCTTTCGGCCCGCGGCGTAGAGCAGGCCAAGCGTATCGGAGAAGCCTTCCGTGCTCACGGCATTGCGGTTGGCGCGGTTCTGAGCAGCCCCTTTTGCCGTTGCATTGATACCGGCCAAATTGCGTTTGGTCGCGCAACTCCAGTTCAATATCTGGTGCCACCAGGCGTAGTGTCCGACAGTCAGGCCAAATTGAATGACGAACTCGTTTTGCAAGAAATTCTGAAACACCACGACTCCTCAAATCTGGTGATGATTACCCACGATCTCAACATCGCCAACGTTGTTCTTTGA